One Nostoc punctiforme PCC 73102 DNA window includes the following coding sequences:
- the rfbC gene encoding dTDP-4-dehydrorhamnose 3,5-epimerase — translation MSIVQTKIPEVLQLEPKVFADDRGFFFEAYNDRKFAQETGIVANFVQDNHSCSKQNVLRGLHYQIQQPQGKLVRAVVGTIFDVAVDIRKSSTTFGKWVAYELSAENKRLLWIPPGFAHGFLVLSEVAEVLYKATDYYAPQGDRTILWNDPDLAIDWPLSASPILSAKDQAGKYLRTAEVFD, via the coding sequence ATGAGTATTGTACAGACCAAAATTCCCGAAGTTCTACAACTAGAACCCAAAGTATTTGCAGACGATCGCGGGTTCTTTTTTGAAGCCTACAACGATCGGAAATTTGCCCAAGAGACTGGTATTGTTGCCAACTTTGTCCAAGATAACCACTCTTGCTCTAAACAAAACGTTCTGCGGGGATTGCATTACCAAATCCAACAACCCCAAGGTAAACTTGTCCGGGCTGTTGTTGGCACTATCTTTGACGTAGCCGTAGATATCAGAAAAAGTTCGACTACCTTCGGTAAATGGGTAGCTTATGAACTCAGTGCTGAGAACAAACGTCTATTGTGGATACCACCAGGCTTTGCTCATGGGTTTCTTGTGCTTTCAGAAGTAGCCGAAGTTCTCTATAAAGCTACAGATTACTACGCACCCCAAGGCGATCGCACAATTCTATGGAACGATCCAGATTTAGCTATAGATTGGCCCCTGAGTGCGTCACCGATTTTATCAGCTAAAGACCAAGCCGGTAAATATTTGAGAACTGCTGAAGTATTTGATTAA
- a CDS encoding glycosyltransferase family 2 protein, whose product MKSQYKIAAYITAYEDPKAVMDCLNAIACQSSFAIDKLLILDNSTKKPLLHLTNKENILIKFHPENIGIAAGLTWAIKWAIEQEYDFLWSFDQDSVPAANCLEILLKTYYQLSQQDNYKIGIIAPTPSDPRTSKVIEGAVFFNDHFLALKHNSSVDFYECDSPITSGSLISLAAAKTISPPCVDLFIDGIDLDYGLRLRQKGFHNLIATKAIMHHNFGSPIQVKFMNKYRYIQQYSALRYYYICRNHSYLETRFSQGYYHFTSLMRRIKYMLLQILFIMLYDLEDKQLKIWACLLGTYRGLIGNISKTW is encoded by the coding sequence ATGAAGTCTCAGTATAAGATAGCAGCTTATATAACTGCTTATGAAGATCCAAAAGCAGTTATGGATTGTCTTAATGCTATTGCTTGCCAATCCTCCTTTGCGATTGACAAGTTGCTGATATTAGATAACTCCACAAAAAAGCCTTTATTGCATCTCACAAATAAAGAAAATATTTTAATCAAGTTTCATCCAGAAAATATAGGAATTGCGGCAGGATTAACTTGGGCAATCAAATGGGCTATCGAACAAGAATATGACTTTTTATGGTCTTTTGATCAAGATAGTGTTCCGGCTGCAAACTGTCTAGAAATTTTGCTGAAAACTTATTATCAATTGTCTCAACAAGATAATTATAAAATTGGCATTATTGCTCCTACTCCTTCTGATCCTAGAACGAGTAAGGTTATAGAAGGTGCAGTTTTTTTTAACGATCATTTTCTAGCGCTTAAACATAATAGTAGTGTTGATTTTTATGAATGTGATTCACCGATTACATCAGGATCTCTAATTTCATTAGCTGCCGCTAAAACCATTTCTCCTCCTTGTGTTGACTTATTTATTGATGGTATTGACCTTGATTATGGATTGCGATTAAGGCAAAAGGGCTTTCATAACCTAATTGCTACTAAAGCTATTATGCACCACAATTTTGGTAGTCCTATTCAAGTAAAATTTATGAATAAATATCGCTACATCCAACAATATTCAGCTTTACGTTATTACTATATCTGTCGTAATCATAGTTATTTGGAAACTCGCTTTTCTCAAGGTTACTATCACTTCACTAGCTTAATGCGGCGAATAAAATATATGCTGCTTCAAATTCTTTTTATTATGCTATATGATTTAGAAGATAAACAATTAAAAATATGGGCTTGTTTATTAGGGACTTATCGGGGCTTAATTGGAAATATTAGTAAAACTTGGTAA
- a CDS encoding M56 family metallopeptidase, protein MHLIMILNALAVAWWLRSAWNQPQGNWNLRWQRSLFLFLFPPLLIFMTAIAVLFMGPQGQMGGMYTGSISYLLALIYLAFFAISCIKLAFQGWQSVESARNCPLVNVGDRRARLLQTGALFAGQIGFWQPELVVSQGLVQTLSPAHLESVLAHEQGHHHYRDTFWFFWLGWVRSCTAWLPNTEPLWEELLALRELRADGYAALQVDPLVLAESLLLVVSSGPVLSEICCAALGSSGADRLEQRVEALLAPPEATPEAQLQSWHGFLLAFLPLLSVIFHS, encoded by the coding sequence ATGCATCTGATAATGATTTTGAATGCTTTGGCAGTTGCCTGGTGGTTAAGATCCGCCTGGAATCAACCCCAAGGCAATTGGAATCTGCGATGGCAGCGATCGCTATTTTTGTTCCTTTTCCCGCCCTTGTTAATTTTCATGACTGCGATCGCTGTGCTGTTCATGGGGCCTCAAGGACAAATGGGCGGGATGTATACAGGCTCAATTAGCTATTTACTAGCATTAATTTATTTGGCATTTTTTGCCATTTCATGCATTAAACTTGCTTTTCAGGGTTGGCAGTCTGTAGAGTCTGCCCGTAACTGCCCCTTAGTGAATGTTGGCGATAGACGAGCCAGACTGCTGCAAACGGGCGCGTTGTTTGCAGGTCAAATCGGTTTTTGGCAACCAGAATTAGTGGTTAGCCAAGGATTAGTACAAACTCTTTCACCTGCTCATTTAGAAAGCGTTTTAGCCCATGAGCAAGGGCATCACCATTACAGGGATACGTTCTGGTTTTTCTGGCTGGGTTGGGTGCGTTCTTGCACTGCATGGTTGCCGAATACAGAGCCTTTGTGGGAAGAACTGTTAGCTTTGCGCGAACTCCGTGCTGATGGTTATGCTGCATTGCAGGTAGACCCTCTGGTGCTAGCGGAATCACTTTTATTAGTAGTTAGTAGTGGCCCCGTTTTATCGGAAATTTGCTGTGCTGCATTAGGTTCCTCTGGTGCAGATCGTTTAGAACAAAGAGTAGAAGCTCTATTAGCACCACCAGAAGCAACCCCAGAAGCTCAATTACAATCTTGGCATGGCTTTCTGCTAGCGTTCCTACCTCTACTGTCTGTGATATTTCATAGTTAA
- a CDS encoding BlaI/MecI/CopY family transcriptional regulator: MAPLPDYRPKQLSLGPLEAEILNIIWELGSATVKDVHDRILTDPNRELAYTSVTTVLRRLTDKGWLACDKKERAFYWRPMLSKQQSEVIKAHEQLQRFLAVGNPDVVAAFADSLDEAASEQIAAIAKRIQSARQAREEQ; encoded by the coding sequence ATGGCACCTTTACCCGACTATCGCCCTAAACAACTATCTTTAGGCCCGTTGGAAGCGGAAATTTTAAATATTATCTGGGAACTTGGTTCAGCCACAGTCAAGGATGTACACGATCGCATCCTCACCGATCCCAACCGTGAATTAGCGTATACTTCTGTCACCACCGTCTTACGTCGCCTCACTGATAAAGGTTGGCTGGCCTGCGACAAAAAGGAGCGGGCATTCTATTGGCGGCCAATGCTGAGTAAGCAACAATCAGAAGTGATCAAAGCTCACGAGCAGTTACAGCGATTTCTAGCAGTGGGGAATCCCGATGTTGTTGCTGCCTTTGCTGATAGTCTGGATGAAGCAGCTAGTGAACAAATAGCAGCGATCGCCAAACGGATTCAATCTGCACGCCAAGCCAGGGAGGAACAATGA
- a CDS encoding glucose-1-phosphate thymidylyltransferase — MKALILSGGKGTRLRPLTYSGAKQLVPVANKPVLWYGIEEMVAAGITDIGIIISPETGAEVQGKTGNGEYFGANITYIVQEQPLGLAHAVQIARPFLENSPFVMYLGDNLIQLGELRYFLQQFSQQQPDALILLRSVANPSAFGVAEVDDTGRVLQLIEKPKVPPSNLALVGVYFFSHLIFDAIANIQPSARGELEITDAIQYLINQEKQVLAYNLKGWWLDTGKKDDLLEANRLILDTYLIASVLGEIDAQSQIIGRVQIGAKSQVINCTIRGPVVIGSNCHLENCFIGPYSSIANNATLIDTDLEHSVILEGAKIAGIHQRIIDSVIGQRAQLTLAPRRPKALRFLIGDDCQIELT, encoded by the coding sequence ATGAAAGCACTAATTCTCTCTGGTGGAAAAGGTACACGCCTACGTCCCCTTACTTATAGCGGAGCCAAACAACTCGTACCAGTTGCAAATAAACCTGTTTTATGGTATGGCATTGAAGAAATGGTCGCTGCTGGGATTACTGATATTGGCATCATCATCAGCCCGGAAACTGGAGCAGAAGTTCAAGGGAAAACTGGAAATGGAGAATACTTTGGAGCAAACATCACCTACATCGTCCAAGAGCAGCCACTCGGACTTGCTCACGCCGTCCAAATCGCCCGTCCGTTTTTAGAAAATTCTCCCTTTGTCATGTACTTGGGCGATAACCTTATTCAACTAGGTGAGTTACGTTACTTTCTGCAACAATTTAGCCAGCAACAGCCGGATGCTTTGATTCTCTTGCGTTCAGTTGCCAACCCTAGCGCCTTTGGTGTGGCTGAGGTAGATGATACAGGACGGGTATTACAGTTAATTGAAAAACCCAAAGTTCCTCCTTCAAATCTGGCATTAGTAGGAGTTTATTTCTTTTCTCACCTCATCTTTGATGCGATCGCAAATATCCAACCTTCTGCCAGAGGCGAACTGGAAATTACTGATGCTATTCAATACCTAATTAATCAGGAAAAGCAAGTTTTAGCATACAATCTCAAAGGTTGGTGGTTAGATACTGGCAAGAAAGATGACTTATTAGAAGCTAACCGATTGATTCTCGATACCTATTTGATAGCATCAGTTCTTGGCGAAATCGATGCCCAAAGTCAGATTATTGGACGAGTCCAAATCGGTGCAAAATCTCAAGTAATTAACTGCACAATTCGGGGACCAGTAGTCATTGGTAGCAATTGTCATTTAGAAAACTGCTTTATTGGCCCTTATAGTAGTATTGCTAACAATGCGACACTGATTGATACTGATTTAGAGCATAGTGTGATTTTAGAAGGCGCTAAAATTGCCGGAATTCATCAGCGTATTATTGATAGTGTGATTGGGCAACGGGCACAATTGACTCTTGCACCTCGCCGCCCCAAAGCCTTGCGATTTCTAATTGGCGATGACTGTCAAATTGAACTAACCTGA
- the rfbD gene encoding dTDP-4-dehydrorhamnose reductase, giving the protein MSKSILLIGSNGQVGKELQQILPSYGDIISVARPTVDLAQPDTLRSIIRSKQPQIIINAAAYTAVDKAESEPELASAINATAPLIIAQESQKLGAFLIHISTDYVFDGNGYRPYQETDATNPLSVYGKTKLAGEEAIRETCAHHLILRTAWVYGTFGKSNFVKTMLRLGAERQELRVVADQIGSPTWAQDIATVIAQTIPQLTPKIGGTYHYTNSGVASWYDFAVAIFEEAQQLGFPLKVEHIVPITTAEYPTPARRPAYSVLACGKISAIVGTYPSHWRQRLRQMLADLKIGYAE; this is encoded by the coding sequence ATGAGTAAATCAATTTTGCTGATTGGTAGCAACGGTCAAGTAGGTAAAGAACTGCAACAAATACTCCCATCCTATGGCGATATTATCTCAGTAGCACGCCCAACAGTAGACCTTGCCCAACCCGATACCCTCCGCAGCATCATCAGATCCAAGCAACCACAAATCATCATTAACGCCGCTGCTTATACTGCTGTGGACAAAGCAGAAAGCGAACCCGAACTTGCTAGCGCTATTAATGCTACTGCGCCCCTAATTATTGCCCAAGAAAGCCAAAAATTAGGAGCTTTTCTAATTCATATTTCGACAGATTATGTTTTTGATGGTAATGGGTATCGCCCTTACCAGGAAACCGATGCGACTAATCCCTTGAGTGTTTATGGTAAAACCAAACTTGCTGGAGAAGAAGCAATTCGGGAAACTTGCGCCCATCACCTAATCCTCCGTACTGCTTGGGTTTATGGAACCTTTGGCAAAAGTAACTTTGTCAAAACCATGCTGCGACTAGGTGCAGAACGTCAAGAACTCCGTGTTGTCGCCGATCAAATTGGTAGCCCGACTTGGGCGCAAGATATAGCCACAGTCATAGCCCAGACGATTCCCCAGTTAACCCCAAAAATTGGCGGCACTTATCACTACACTAATAGCGGTGTTGCTAGCTGGTATGACTTTGCAGTTGCCATTTTTGAAGAAGCCCAACAGCTAGGCTTCCCTTTAAAAGTTGAACATATTGTCCCTATTACAACTGCCGAATATCCGACACCAGCCCGTCGCCCTGCTTATTCCGTCCTTGCTTGTGGAAAAATTTCCGCAATTGTAGGGACTTATCCTTCCCATTGGCGACAAAGACTTCGGCAAATGCTTGCAGATTTGAAAATTGGGTATGCGGAATAG
- a CDS encoding 2-phosphosulfolactate phosphatase family protein has protein sequence MKLFLYHTPELTPTDKAPECAIAVDVLRATSTIATVLASGGEAVQVFSDLDRLIEVSEKWPHEKRLRAGERGGAKVAGFELGNSPLDCTPELVQGRRLFISTTNGTRALQRVQDSPNVLAAALINRAAVVQFLLDKQPETVWIVGSGWEGSFSLEDTVCAGAIAHSIWQQTQLSPEEIAGNDEVISAIALYSQWQDNLLGLLHQASHGQRLLRLDCHEDLKYCSQTDILDVLPIQHETGVLKSQKK, from the coding sequence GTGAAGTTATTCTTATACCACACTCCTGAATTGACTCCAACGGATAAAGCGCCAGAATGTGCGATCGCAGTCGATGTCTTGCGAGCCACTAGCACAATTGCGACTGTCTTGGCATCTGGAGGCGAAGCTGTACAAGTATTCAGCGATTTAGATCGGTTAATTGAAGTTAGCGAAAAATGGCCCCATGAAAAACGTCTGCGGGCTGGAGAACGCGGCGGTGCGAAAGTAGCTGGTTTTGAGTTGGGTAACTCTCCCCTCGACTGCACACCAGAATTAGTACAAGGGCGGCGTTTGTTTATCAGCACTACAAATGGGACTCGTGCTTTACAACGGGTACAAGACTCCCCAAATGTATTAGCAGCAGCCTTGATTAACCGGGCGGCAGTGGTGCAATTCCTTTTAGATAAGCAACCAGAGACAGTGTGGATTGTCGGTTCAGGTTGGGAAGGTAGCTTTTCCTTAGAGGATACAGTTTGTGCGGGTGCGATCGCTCATAGTATTTGGCAGCAAACCCAGTTGTCACCTGAAGAAATCGCTGGTAATGATGAAGTAATTAGTGCGATCGCTCTTTACTCTCAATGGCAAGATAACTTATTAGGATTACTTCACCAAGCTAGTCACGGCCAACGATTGTTGCGTCTTGACTGTCACGAAGATTTAAAATATTGTTCCCAAACTGATATTTTAGATGTCTTGCCCATACAACATGAAACGGGAGTATTAAAAAGTCAAAAGAAATAG
- a CDS encoding lipase class 3, which produces MLARRIDFYLGENSKLTEVIGKWNRVWGPFVYLARPPFNKYATNAIYVAQQGNKYVIGVAGTNPKSLQNWLVEDLYVAVLADWADYAENDPQFQPKISMGTKIGLDNLLRPHPGSSTTIIDFLTDLLKEADENIEILLTGASLGGALSPVLALALHEKKSTWDPNNRATLKVVTFADPTPDNYYFAERYRLKLGNTTTRIWNSLDIVPHAWKPELLSQIPSLYEPQIPSNPLIEKFVNIGKLLSVGRYYTHLERLTPPLEGTLRPIEQTPETSSKQVELDVQLSALKSALAKENVSVSDIDINGLLQFLAQAKQQHIDAYFDLLNFPSEVTKFIVNTEQLPPDLRLQEEDQQEAIESVISKLLEYSANPDVDE; this is translated from the coding sequence TTGCTCGCTCGCCGCATAGATTTTTACTTGGGGGAAAACTCGAAGCTTACAGAAGTTATTGGGAAGTGGAACCGGGTATGGGGGCCTTTTGTTTATCTGGCTCGGCCTCCGTTCAATAAATATGCAACTAATGCAATTTATGTGGCACAGCAAGGCAATAAGTACGTTATTGGTGTTGCTGGTACGAATCCTAAGTCTCTTCAGAACTGGTTGGTTGAAGATTTGTATGTTGCAGTACTAGCGGATTGGGCTGACTATGCTGAGAACGACCCACAGTTTCAACCCAAAATTTCTATGGGAACTAAGATAGGTCTGGACAATCTCTTGAGGCCACATCCAGGCTCGTCTACAACTATCATTGACTTTCTCACAGACCTGTTAAAAGAAGCGGACGAAAACATAGAGATTCTACTAACAGGTGCTAGTCTAGGTGGTGCATTGTCTCCTGTCCTAGCACTTGCTTTGCATGAGAAAAAATCAACATGGGATCCAAATAATCGAGCTACATTAAAGGTTGTTACATTTGCTGACCCTACACCAGACAATTATTATTTTGCAGAACGCTATAGGCTGAAACTTGGCAACACAACAACGCGCATTTGGAATAGTCTCGATATTGTTCCCCATGCCTGGAAACCAGAACTGCTGAGTCAAATTCCCAGCCTTTACGAGCCTCAAATCCCCTCTAACCCTCTTATTGAGAAATTCGTGAACATAGGTAAGTTGTTGTCAGTCGGAAGATATTATACCCACCTTGAGCGGCTAACCCCTCCATTAGAAGGTACGTTACGGCCTATAGAACAGACTCCAGAAACAAGTTCTAAGCAAGTAGAGCTAGATGTTCAGTTGTCCGCTCTAAAATCAGCACTGGCAAAAGAAAATGTGTCTGTGTCAGATATAGATATCAATGGACTCCTGCAATTCCTGGCACAGGCTAAACAGCAACATATAGACGCGTACTTCGATTTACTGAACTTTCCATCAGAAGTAACAAAGTTTATTGTAAATACTGAACAACTCCCGCCGGATTTAAGGCTTCAAGAGGAAGATCAACAAGAGGCTATCGAGAGCGTGATTAGTAAACTGTTGGAATACTCTGCGAACCCTGATGTAGATGAGTAA
- a CDS encoding glycosyltransferase family 2 protein — translation MNTQLINSVSIILVNYNGADVLINCLNSLEKFIPKDNCEIILVDNNSQDNSIDIVDNKFPEIKLIKLPINVGFGAGNNAGAKLAKGKFLLLLNTDTILTNNILPHLIELMSVNQDVGVIGTKLLFPDGSFQISFSPEIGIKGEFQAQKIHKNAENKNSFKIIEQDFQDIKEVDIVVGAAFFIRANLFNLLGGFDEKLFMYFEDSDLCQRVRNEGYKIIYTPHISIIHIRGHSVKKISNKMSVEYRRSQIYYYHKHRPMWEILTLRVYLIFKFLYQYLKTPNPYSWEIIKLSFMYK, via the coding sequence ATGAACACACAATTAATTAACTCAGTATCAATTATCTTAGTTAACTATAATGGTGCAGATGTTTTAATAAATTGTTTGAATTCTCTAGAAAAATTTATTCCTAAAGATAACTGTGAAATTATTTTAGTCGATAATAATTCTCAAGATAATAGTATAGATATTGTTGATAATAAATTTCCTGAAATCAAATTAATCAAACTACCAATAAACGTTGGTTTTGGAGCAGGAAATAATGCTGGTGCAAAACTAGCAAAAGGGAAATTTTTATTATTATTAAATACTGATACAATACTTACAAATAACATCTTACCCCATCTTATAGAATTAATGTCTGTAAATCAAGATGTAGGTGTTATTGGTACTAAGTTACTTTTTCCAGATGGAAGTTTTCAAATTTCTTTTTCACCTGAAATTGGAATTAAAGGAGAGTTTCAAGCACAAAAAATACATAAAAATGCTGAAAATAAAAATTCTTTTAAGATTATAGAGCAGGATTTTCAAGATATTAAAGAAGTAGATATTGTCGTCGGAGCCGCCTTTTTTATTAGGGCAAATTTATTTAATTTATTAGGTGGCTTTGACGAAAAATTATTCATGTATTTTGAAGATTCTGATTTGTGTCAAAGAGTCAGAAATGAAGGGTATAAAATTATTTATACTCCCCACATATCCATAATTCATATAAGAGGACATTCTGTAAAAAAAATATCCAATAAAATGTCTGTTGAATATAGACGTAGCCAGATTTACTACTATCATAAGCATCGTCCGATGTGGGAAATATTGACGTTAAGAGTATATTTAATATTTAAGTTTTTATATCAATACCTAAAAACACCCAACCCTTATAGTTGGGAAATTATAAAACTAAGTTTTATGTATAAATAA
- a CDS encoding AAA family ATPase, which yields MTSGALPANPFVAAGMIEDPRLFVGRKDELHAIASRMKGDQPTSINIVGEKHIGKSSLLHYFVLTWEQRVLNSSSYVVIYLPLRGVDCQTETGFYEAVAEGLLSHVQGWQQRSLQNCWKTKPLNRQAFSDAVKEWKQQRKLPVLCLDDFESLLKYPDKFDNGFYDNLRSLMESNALMLVVAWIFGVLRVYFWLPELLWILTLFLLFPNGKRVNCLRYLPPRFDELIILPLPFMDMMIVEAYRKNPDAARETINYLITSTNQQKVAAQAISGIAVDILNRCQRLTDILEIANQLAWIPSPPPKELGVVLPEFLDISQNVRASEEATSPHRKYELLNIPITALRQLGQSLALTKDASVAVSFGNTAQSWLTILETAQCTLEEQAQQSKEIRQVYIAGNSLDYETPKDRFKGRVDIFREIESLTLSEQPLVLLLYGGRRTRKTSALKYLLYRIQANIVPLLVDLQGAPSATTLKGLAENLAQQIIEAARRLPRKVYLPNPDASKLAEDPFSALQTWLAEIERNNSGKQFLLCLDEYERLGEVVKATSSRAPLNFIRNLLQHQRQWILLFSGSQELSR from the coding sequence ATGACTTCTGGAGCGCTGCCTGCCAATCCTTTTGTCGCTGCGGGGATGATTGAAGACCCCAGGCTGTTTGTCGGTCGTAAAGATGAATTACACGCGATCGCATCTCGGATGAAGGGCGATCAGCCTACAAGTATAAATATAGTTGGTGAGAAGCACATTGGTAAATCTTCATTGCTGCATTATTTCGTTCTGACTTGGGAGCAGCGAGTATTAAACAGCAGTAGTTATGTGGTAATTTACCTACCGTTACGGGGTGTAGATTGCCAAACTGAAACGGGTTTCTATGAGGCTGTAGCTGAAGGTTTACTCAGTCATGTTCAGGGATGGCAACAACGCAGTCTGCAAAATTGTTGGAAGACTAAACCGCTTAATCGTCAAGCTTTTTCAGATGCGGTTAAGGAATGGAAACAGCAACGAAAGCTACCCGTTCTCTGTCTGGATGATTTTGAAAGCCTTTTGAAATATCCCGATAAATTCGATAATGGATTTTATGACAATTTGCGATCGCTGATGGAGAGCAACGCCTTGATGCTAGTCGTGGCATGGATTTTCGGTGTGTTGCGGGTTTACTTCTGGTTGCCAGAATTACTGTGGATACTCACCCTGTTCTTATTGTTTCCCAATGGAAAGCGAGTAAATTGTTTGCGATATCTGCCCCCTCGCTTCGATGAATTGATTATTTTGCCTCTGCCTTTCATGGATATGATGATTGTAGAGGCTTATCGAAAGAACCCAGATGCTGCCCGTGAGACTATTAATTATCTAATTACATCCACGAATCAGCAAAAAGTTGCAGCACAGGCAATTTCTGGTATTGCTGTAGATATTCTCAATCGTTGTCAGAGGTTGACCGATATTCTGGAGATTGCCAACCAACTAGCGTGGATTCCCTCACCACCGCCAAAGGAACTTGGCGTTGTACTACCCGAATTTTTGGATATTAGTCAGAATGTACGGGCATCAGAGGAAGCAACTTCACCTCATCGTAAATATGAGTTACTGAATATTCCCATCACTGCATTACGCCAACTGGGGCAAAGTCTAGCTTTGACAAAAGATGCTAGCGTTGCTGTCTCTTTTGGCAATACTGCACAAAGCTGGCTAACTATATTAGAAACGGCGCAGTGCACTTTAGAGGAACAGGCACAGCAATCAAAAGAAATTCGACAAGTTTATATTGCTGGTAACTCGCTAGACTACGAAACACCAAAGGATCGTTTTAAAGGGCGAGTTGACATATTTCGGGAAATCGAATCTTTGACACTTTCTGAGCAACCGCTAGTGTTGTTACTCTATGGTGGGCGGAGGACAAGGAAAACTTCAGCGCTGAAATATCTCCTTTATAGAATACAAGCAAATATTGTACCTTTGCTGGTAGATTTACAAGGAGCACCATCAGCCACAACATTAAAAGGATTAGCTGAGAATTTAGCTCAACAAATTATCGAAGCTGCACGGCGATTACCTCGCAAAGTATACTTGCCTAATCCAGATGCCAGTAAACTAGCTGAAGATCCATTTTCCGCGCTGCAAACTTGGTTAGCAGAAATAGAACGTAACAACTCCGGTAAGCAATTTCTCCTCTGTTTGGATGAATATGAACGCCTGGGTGAGGTGGTGAAGGCAACAAGCAGCCGTGCGCCACTCAATTTTATCCGTAATCTGCTGCAACATCAACGCCAGTGGATTTTACTTTTTAGTGGTTCGCAGGAGTTATCTAGGTAG
- a CDS encoding glycosyltransferase family 4 protein: MSLLINLSFILTKPTGTTTYAFNLLPHLKPLQPTLLTSQYFPNYNSYQTPVNQTSEQGIKGHLRRLRWTQFKLPKIYNNLKSSLLFSPLPEAPLYTNCRFVITSFDMIPLRFPKRFSPLIPYHRYYTPQVLKQAQHIICISQTTAEDITNFYGIPANKITPILLAYDRTHFRPLNLATRNYFLYIGRQEPYKNIQRLLAAFAALPNHKDYELWLVGPSDLRYTPTLKTQVEELSITNQVKFLDYVPYSELPKIINEAIALVFPSLWEGFGLPVLEAMACGTPVITSNLSSLPEVAGDAAILIDPYNTVEITEAMQVIATNSALRSHLSSQGIIHCQQFSWEKTAKATAEVLSRYM; the protein is encoded by the coding sequence ATGTCTTTATTAATTAACCTTTCATTTATACTTACTAAACCCACAGGGACTACGACTTATGCTTTTAATCTTTTACCTCACTTAAAACCACTTCAACCAACACTTTTAACTTCACAATATTTTCCTAACTATAATTCCTATCAAACTCCTGTTAATCAAACGTCAGAACAAGGTATTAAAGGTCATTTACGCCGCCTGAGATGGACACAATTTAAACTACCAAAAATTTATAATAACCTCAAATCTAGTCTTTTATTCTCCCCACTTCCGGAAGCACCTCTTTATACCAACTGTCGTTTTGTAATCACGTCTTTCGACATGATACCGTTGCGCTTTCCCAAGCGCTTTTCACCACTCATACCTTACCACCGCTACTACACTCCCCAAGTCCTTAAGCAAGCGCAACACATTATTTGCATCTCCCAGACTACGGCTGAGGATATCACTAACTTTTACGGAATTCCTGCAAACAAAATTACGCCCATCCTCCTCGCTTACGATCGCACTCACTTCCGTCCTCTCAATCTAGCTACCCGCAACTACTTTCTCTACATTGGCCGCCAAGAGCCTTACAAAAACATCCAGCGACTGCTCGCTGCTTTTGCTGCGTTACCTAACCACAAAGACTATGAACTATGGTTAGTAGGGCCAAGTGATTTGCGTTACACCCCGACTTTAAAAACGCAAGTTGAGGAACTATCTATAACTAATCAGGTAAAGTTCCTAGACTATGTACCATATAGCGAATTACCAAAAATTATTAATGAAGCGATCGCTCTAGTGTTCCCCAGTCTATGGGAAGGTTTTGGTTTACCGGTTCTGGAAGCAATGGCTTGTGGTACTCCCGTCATTACCTCCAATCTCTCCTCCTTACCAGAAGTGGCTGGAGACGCGGCGATTCTGATCGATCCATACAACACCGTAGAAATTACAGAGGCAATGCAGGTTATTGCAACTAATTCGGCACTGCGATCGCACCTTTCTAGCCAAGGTATTATTCACTGCCAACAATTCAGTTGGGAAAAAACAGCAAAAGCAACCGCCGAAGTGTTATCCCGGTACATGTAA